From a region of the uncultured Desulfatiglans sp. genome:
- the pfkA gene encoding 6-phosphofructokinase, producing MDITGTEKPVIAILTGGGDVPGLNPCIKTVVYRAASEGIRVLGIRRGWAGLLEYNPDDPETASQCFQELTPGEVRTIDRYGGTYLHTSRTNPSAVKKKNVPEFLARQFKKNDKTKDFTQHVLKNLERLGVRAIIPIGGDDTLSFAERIHKEGFPVIAIPKTMDNDVFGTDYCIGFSTAVTRGVEFIHALRTCTGSHERIAVIELFGRYCGETSLISAYLAGVDRAIISEVPFDPHRLAELIMQDKRANPKNYAMITISEGARMIGGDLALSGESDAYGHRRLGGIGEETGVVLKELTGEDVLNQRISYLMRSGAPDSLDLMVAVNFANMTIDLFLKSTFGRLVALSRGIYTDIPLSTILSGQKRVDVRELYDADEYRPKVRHVSGKPMFLY from the coding sequence ATGGACATTACAGGGACTGAAAAACCGGTCATTGCTATTTTGACGGGGGGCGGGGATGTCCCCGGCCTCAATCCGTGTATCAAGACCGTCGTTTACCGTGCGGCGAGCGAGGGGATCCGAGTCCTCGGCATCCGGAGGGGCTGGGCAGGCCTGCTGGAATACAATCCGGACGATCCGGAGACGGCGTCTCAATGCTTTCAGGAGTTGACACCCGGCGAAGTCCGGACGATCGACCGCTACGGCGGGACCTATCTCCATACGTCCCGAACCAATCCGAGCGCCGTCAAGAAGAAGAACGTCCCGGAGTTTCTCGCCCGCCAGTTCAAGAAGAACGACAAGACGAAGGACTTCACACAGCATGTTCTTAAGAACCTGGAGCGGCTCGGCGTCAGGGCGATCATCCCCATCGGCGGAGATGACACACTCAGCTTTGCCGAGCGGATCCACAAGGAGGGCTTCCCCGTGATCGCCATCCCGAAGACCATGGACAACGACGTCTTCGGGACGGACTACTGCATCGGTTTTTCCACGGCGGTCACGCGCGGGGTCGAGTTCATACATGCCCTGAGGACCTGCACGGGCTCGCACGAACGGATCGCCGTCATCGAGCTTTTCGGACGGTACTGCGGCGAGACCTCCCTCATATCGGCCTATCTGGCCGGGGTCGACCGTGCGATCATCTCGGAGGTGCCTTTCGACCCGCACCGCCTGGCGGAGCTGATCATGCAGGACAAGCGCGCCAATCCGAAGAACTATGCGATGATCACGATCTCGGAGGGCGCGCGGATGATCGGCGGGGATTTGGCGCTCTCGGGTGAGTCCGACGCATACGGCCACCGGCGCCTCGGCGGGATCGGAGAGGAGACGGGGGTGGTCCTGAAGGAGCTGACCGGCGAGGATGTGCTCAATCAGCGGATCTCCTATTTGATGCGGAGCGGCGCCCCGGATTCCCTGGATCTCATGGTGGCCGTCAATTTTGCCAACATGACGATCGATCTGTTCTTGAAGTCCACCTTCGGCCGGCTGGTGGCGCTGAGCCGAGGAATTTACACGGATATACCCCTGAGCACGATCTTGAGCGGCCAGAAGCGGGTGGATGTAAGGGAGCTCTACGATGCGGACGAATATCGTCCGAAGGTGCGGCACGTGAGCGGCAAGCCCATGTTCCTGTATTGA
- a CDS encoding hypothetical protein (Evidence 5 : Unknown function), with protein MIPRLEFFKLEEFTGPVKIIPEGPEGPPVQSSPASREHHFC; from the coding sequence ATGATCCCCCGGCTCGAGTTTTTCAAACTAGAAGAGTTTACCGGACCTGTCAAGATCATTCCAGAAGGGCCGGAAGGGCCGCCTGTGCAGTCTTCCCCGGCTTCCCGGGAGCACCATTTTTGTTGA
- a CDS encoding putative aspartate transaminase (Evidence 3 : Putative function from multiple computational evidences), translated as MPASRKILASIEKSSFIRKMFEEGNERKKRFGAENVYDFSLGNPNLEPPERFREVMLELVQDQNPGTHAYMSNAGYPETREAVAAHLNKGNACRFTADDIVMTVGAGGGLNVVLKTILNPGEEVVIPKPYFVEYNFYLDNHQGTASLVPTNPDFSLDLEAIAGALNERSRAVLIDSPNNPTGRVYSSGELQALGQLLSDYNKRTGQTVYLISDEPYRKIVYDGVEVPSIFDVYPESFVVTSFSKDLSLPGERIGYVAAHPQISDRSGIIQGLVLCNRILGYVNAPALMQRAIPRLLEVSVDIGAYQRKRDLLCKGLSEAGYEFTKPEGAFYLFPRCPIEDDVAFIGDLREENILTVPGSGFDGQDVFLLKGHYKFHIILNRGPGKEVEFVMALKEENILTVPGSGFGGPGHFRIAYCVSDATIERSIPGFARVMKKYR; from the coding sequence ATGCCTGCATCCCGGAAGATCCTGGCATCCATCGAAAAATCATCCTTTATCCGCAAGATGTTCGAAGAAGGCAACGAACGGAAGAAGCGCTTCGGCGCCGAAAACGTTTATGATTTCAGCCTTGGGAACCCCAATCTGGAGCCTCCGGAACGCTTCAGGGAGGTCATGCTGGAGCTGGTGCAGGATCAGAACCCCGGCACCCATGCCTACATGTCGAACGCCGGATATCCGGAGACCCGGGAAGCCGTCGCGGCCCACCTGAACAAGGGCAACGCCTGCCGCTTCACAGCCGATGACATCGTGATGACGGTGGGTGCCGGAGGCGGGTTGAACGTCGTCCTCAAAACCATCCTCAATCCCGGGGAGGAAGTGGTCATCCCCAAACCCTACTTCGTCGAATACAACTTCTACCTCGACAACCACCAAGGCACCGCATCCCTCGTGCCGACGAATCCTGATTTTTCGCTGGATCTCGAGGCCATCGCCGGCGCCCTGAACGAGCGGAGCCGGGCCGTCCTGATCGATTCGCCCAACAATCCGACCGGGCGCGTTTACTCCTCCGGGGAGCTGCAGGCTCTGGGTCAGCTGCTCTCGGATTACAACAAACGAACCGGTCAGACCGTCTACCTGATCTCGGACGAGCCCTACCGCAAGATCGTCTATGACGGGGTGGAGGTCCCCAGCATCTTCGACGTCTATCCGGAAAGCTTCGTCGTGACCTCCTTCTCCAAAGACCTGTCGCTTCCCGGCGAACGGATCGGCTACGTCGCCGCCCACCCGCAGATCTCCGACCGGTCGGGGATCATTCAGGGCCTCGTTCTGTGCAACCGGATCCTAGGATACGTCAACGCCCCGGCGCTCATGCAACGCGCCATCCCGCGCCTCCTCGAAGTAAGCGTCGATATCGGCGCCTACCAGCGCAAGAGGGACCTCCTTTGCAAGGGTTTGAGCGAGGCCGGCTATGAATTCACCAAACCGGAAGGGGCCTTCTATCTCTTTCCGCGCTGCCCCATCGAAGACGACGTCGCCTTCATCGGCGACTTGCGGGAGGAAAACATCCTGACCGTCCCCGGCAGCGGCTTTGACGGTCAGGATGTTTTCCTCCTTAAGGGCCATTACAAATTCCACATCATTCTCAACAGGGGTCCTGGGAAAGAGGTGGAATTTGTAATGGCCCTTAAGGAGGAAAACATCCTGACCGTCCCCGGCAGCGGTTTCGGCGGCCCCGGCCACTTCCGGATCGCCTACTGTGTCAGCGACGCCACCATCGAACGTTCCATCCCGGGGTTCGCCAGGGTCATGAAAAAATACCGCTGA
- a CDS encoding 4Fe-4S binding domain protein has product MYSKILSLRFPKNIVNEPIAVNLVKKFDLSFNILKATIYPRKEGLMVLELSGHRKNFARGVRYLKSLGIMVESIAQDIKRDEEKCIQCGACTAVCPTGALWIKRPEMEVIFDRDKCSACELCVSVCPARAMEVRFNKALLS; this is encoded by the coding sequence ATGTACTCCAAGATCCTGTCGCTCAGGTTTCCGAAGAACATCGTCAATGAACCGATAGCGGTCAACCTGGTCAAGAAGTTCGATCTTTCCTTCAACATCCTCAAGGCCACCATCTATCCCCGCAAGGAGGGGTTGATGGTCCTCGAACTGAGCGGGCACCGGAAGAATTTCGCCCGGGGTGTCCGGTACTTGAAAAGCCTGGGGATCATGGTGGAAAGCATCGCGCAGGACATCAAGCGCGATGAGGAAAAATGCATCCAGTGCGGCGCCTGCACCGCCGTCTGTCCAACAGGGGCGCTCTGGATCAAACGCCCGGAAATGGAAGTGATCTTCGACCGCGACAAATGCAGCGCCTGCGAACTGTGCGTCTCCGTCTGCCCGGCCAGGGCCATGGAGGTGCGTTTCAACAAGGCGCTTCTTTCCTGA
- the mnmA gene encoding tRNA-specific 2-thiouridylase MnmA, with translation MNPPIDILVAVSGGVDSAVAAALLKREGRRICAVHFLLPGPETAREALIAKTRRICGHLGIPLVLRDVREAFDREVITPFRAAYLGGLTPNPCVLCNERVKFPQLVDEADRMGAPSIATGHYAVLTAEDGRPRLGRGADPGKEQSYFLHRLSAAILARTRFPLGRMMKAEVEREAVRLGLPVEPGHESQEICFLGGEDYRHLIQEGNGRTAAPGRIIDIRGAFVGAHSGAYRYTIGQRHGLGIASPRPYYVLEIRAQQNEVVVGRREDLYSSNGVAEDFVWKGGIKPIQGKIEVLAQIRYRHKAAPAVLEMTGSKRVSLTFREPQWAVTPGQALVCYDGETVLGGGWIVRPPQS, from the coding sequence ATGAACCCCCCGATCGATATCCTGGTCGCCGTGAGCGGCGGGGTCGACAGCGCCGTTGCAGCTGCCCTTCTGAAAAGAGAGGGACGGCGCATCTGTGCCGTCCACTTCCTCCTGCCCGGGCCGGAAACCGCGCGCGAGGCGCTGATCGCGAAAACCCGCAGGATCTGCGGACACCTCGGGATCCCGCTCGTGCTCCGCGACGTGCGTGAGGCGTTCGACAGGGAAGTGATCACACCGTTTCGGGCGGCCTACCTCGGCGGCCTCACACCGAATCCCTGCGTCCTGTGCAACGAACGGGTGAAATTCCCCCAGCTGGTTGATGAAGCGGACCGCATGGGTGCCCCATCGATCGCCACCGGCCACTACGCGGTCCTGACCGCGGAGGACGGCCGGCCGCGGCTCGGACGCGGGGCGGATCCCGGCAAGGAGCAGTCCTATTTTCTCCACAGGCTGTCCGCGGCGATCCTGGCGAGGACCCGGTTTCCGCTTGGCAGGATGATGAAGGCCGAGGTGGAGCGGGAGGCCGTCAGGCTCGGCCTGCCCGTCGAACCCGGCCACGAAAGCCAGGAGATCTGCTTTCTGGGCGGCGAGGACTATCGTCATCTGATCCAGGAGGGGAACGGCCGGACGGCCGCCCCGGGTCGGATCATCGACATCCGGGGAGCGTTTGTCGGAGCCCATTCCGGCGCCTACCGCTACACGATCGGGCAGAGACACGGGCTCGGCATCGCCTCGCCCAGGCCCTATTACGTCCTGGAGATCCGGGCGCAACAAAACGAGGTGGTTGTCGGGCGACGGGAAGATCTCTATTCATCGAATGGTGTGGCCGAAGACTTTGTCTGGAAAGGCGGCATCAAGCCGATCCAAGGCAAAATCGAAGTCCTCGCCCAAATCCGCTACCGGCACAAGGCCGCGCCCGCCGTGCTCGAGATGACAGGCTCGAAGCGGGTCTCCCTCACCTTTCGCGAACCGCAGTGGGCGGTCACCCCGGGCCAGGCCCTGGTCTGCTACGACGGCGAAACCGTCCTCGGCGGCGGCTGGATCGTGCGACCGCCCCAATCCTGA
- a CDS encoding MiaB-like protein: MAPVFKTVTLGCKVNQYETAFLEEALEHTGWRKGSVQIPADLVIVNTCAVTQQAVHQSRQAIRKAIRENPAARVVATGCYAQVAPDELARIEGLDLVAGNRLKAGLPDWISTHPRTGACRVSVPDLRPGLPFDPMPVARFSGRARAYLKIQDGCEAFCSYCIVPFGRGPYRSLPEAGVLAALATLAEAGYREVVLTGIHLGKYGNGDPHSAGLTGLLQSIRRERLPLRIRLSSLEPTEIGPDLIEMAGSEAWLCRHFHIPLQSGDAATLERMNRRYRPQDFVRLVERIHSALPQAAIGVDIMAGFPGEDEEAHQRTAGLLEDLPISYLHVFPFSRRQGTAAFDMAGQVHPAEIKERAARIRSLGERKRRDFYGRSVGNVLEVLTEGWHSETERVMHGTSDNYVPVFFEDASGASRRLLAVKAERTAPKGVWGRVLETEGPG; this comes from the coding sequence ATGGCACCTGTCTTCAAAACCGTCACCCTCGGCTGCAAAGTAAACCAGTACGAAACCGCCTTCCTGGAGGAAGCCCTCGAACACACAGGCTGGAGGAAGGGCTCCGTCCAAATCCCGGCCGATCTGGTCATCGTCAATACCTGTGCGGTCACGCAGCAGGCCGTCCATCAATCGCGGCAGGCCATTCGCAAGGCCATCCGGGAAAACCCGGCGGCGCGGGTCGTCGCCACCGGCTGCTACGCCCAGGTCGCCCCCGACGAGCTGGCCCGAATCGAAGGGTTGGATCTCGTCGCGGGGAACCGGCTCAAGGCCGGACTTCCCGACTGGATTTCGACCCACCCGCGGACGGGTGCCTGCCGAGTGAGCGTTCCGGATCTGAGGCCGGGTCTCCCGTTCGATCCCATGCCGGTCGCCCGGTTCTCGGGGCGTGCGAGGGCCTACCTGAAGATCCAGGACGGCTGCGAGGCCTTCTGCAGTTACTGCATCGTCCCTTTCGGGCGCGGACCTTACCGGAGCCTTCCCGAGGCGGGGGTCTTGGCCGCCCTGGCCACCCTGGCCGAAGCCGGTTACCGCGAAGTCGTCCTCACGGGCATTCACCTCGGCAAATACGGAAACGGCGACCCTCACAGCGCCGGCCTGACCGGGCTCCTCCAATCCATCCGCAGAGAGCGGCTCCCGCTACGCATCCGGCTGAGTTCCCTCGAGCCGACCGAGATCGGCCCCGACCTGATCGAGATGGCCGGGAGCGAGGCTTGGTTGTGCCGGCACTTTCACATCCCGCTCCAGAGCGGGGATGCCGCCACCCTGGAGAGGATGAACCGCCGCTACCGGCCGCAGGACTTCGTGCGCCTGGTGGAACGGATCCATTCGGCTTTGCCGCAGGCCGCGATCGGGGTCGATATCATGGCAGGCTTTCCCGGAGAGGACGAGGAGGCCCATCAGCGGACGGCGGGGCTCCTGGAGGATCTGCCCATCTCCTATCTGCACGTCTTTCCGTTTTCGCGACGCCAGGGGACGGCGGCCTTCGACATGGCGGGCCAGGTTCACCCGGCGGAGATCAAAGAGCGGGCGGCCCGGATCCGGTCGCTTGGGGAGCGCAAGCGCAGGGATTTTTACGGCAGGAGTGTCGGGAACGTGCTGGAGGTCCTGACGGAGGGCTGGCATTCGGAGACCGAGAGGGTGATGCACGGGACGAGCGACAACTACGTACCGGTCTTTTTCGAAGATGCCTCGGGTGCATCGAGACGGCTGCTGGCCGTCAAGGCGGAACGCACCGCACCAAAAGGGGTGTGGGGGAGGGTGCTCGAAACAGAGGGTCCCGGCTGA
- a CDS encoding RNA 2'-phosphotransferase, Tpt1 / KptA family protein produces the protein MGKRSHDMQVEGLARFLDYVLGRQPDEFGLVPDADGYVSFKELLKAIQEDPEWRQVRQGGIREVLMGEKRGWFEADERKIRAVERSWALPGSGMPLSEVPRMLFAAVRQRAHPVVMEKGLMPQADPFVVLSEDREMAARLGRRRDPEPVVLEIRASASRAKGVRYFGFGRLFLSPGIPAEFIAGPKVDQALLEARALRREAKEKTAAPQPDFTPGSFLLEPLRDPQAQRKRSGRKRKGWKEESRKVRRGR, from the coding sequence TTGGGCAAGCGTTCACATGACATGCAGGTCGAGGGGCTGGCCCGGTTTCTGGACTACGTCCTGGGGCGTCAACCGGACGAGTTCGGCCTGGTCCCCGACGCCGACGGGTATGTTTCTTTCAAAGAGCTTCTGAAGGCGATCCAGGAAGATCCCGAGTGGCGCCAGGTGCGGCAGGGGGGCATCCGCGAGGTGCTGATGGGGGAGAAGAGGGGCTGGTTCGAGGCGGACGAGCGAAAGATCCGCGCCGTCGAAAGGTCGTGGGCCTTGCCCGGGAGCGGTATGCCCCTGAGCGAGGTCCCCAGGATGCTGTTTGCCGCGGTGAGGCAGAGGGCGCACCCCGTCGTGATGGAAAAGGGCCTGATGCCTCAGGCCGACCCTTTCGTGGTCCTTTCGGAGGACCGGGAGATGGCTGCGAGGCTTGGGCGCCGGCGGGATCCGGAGCCCGTCGTGCTGGAGATCCGTGCATCGGCCTCCAGGGCGAAAGGCGTCCGTTATTTCGGGTTCGGCAGGCTGTTTCTGAGTCCGGGCATCCCGGCCGAGTTCATCGCCGGACCCAAAGTCGATCAGGCGCTGCTCGAGGCGCGGGCGCTGCGCCGCGAAGCAAAGGAAAAGACGGCTGCACCGCAGCCGGATTTCACGCCCGGGAGCTTTCTGCTCGAGCCTCTGCGTGATCCGCAGGCTCAGCGGAAGCGGAGCGGCAGAAAACGGAAAGGATGGAAGGAGGAGAGCCGAAAGGTCCGTCGCGGGCGTTGA
- a CDS encoding conserved hypothetical protein (Evidence 4 : Unknown function but conserved in other organisms), translating into MRFFITGGSGFVGSSLTAGLVAMGGTVTILTRRIKEDAASQEGVRFLEGDPTQEGPWQDAVADHDVVINMAGETIFQRWNRETKQRIYESRILTTRNLSKALTRASGPPRTLISTSAVGYYGFSGSEVLDESSPAGEDFLARLARDWEAEALRAAAGGVRVVICRFGIVFGRRGGALGEMVPMFRRGLGSSLGSGQQWISWIHEKDLVGIYLHLLGRSEISGAVNCTAPNPVTNRELTETLATVLDKPAFLPAVPAFVLKLKMGEMASILLNGQKVCPMKLLDMGYRFQHPTLEDALTNLLA; encoded by the coding sequence ATGCGATTTTTTATCACGGGTGGAAGCGGTTTTGTGGGCTCCAGCCTGACGGCCGGTCTGGTGGCGATGGGCGGGACCGTGACCATCCTCACGCGGCGGATCAAGGAAGATGCCGCTTCACAGGAGGGGGTCCGTTTCCTCGAAGGAGACCCGACGCAGGAAGGGCCCTGGCAGGATGCCGTGGCGGACCATGACGTCGTCATCAATATGGCCGGGGAGACAATCTTCCAGCGGTGGAACAGGGAGACCAAGCAGCGGATCTATGAGAGCCGCATCCTCACGACCCGCAATCTTTCGAAGGCGCTCACCCGTGCCTCCGGGCCCCCAAGGACGCTCATCAGCACATCGGCGGTAGGGTACTACGGCTTCAGCGGCTCGGAGGTTTTGGATGAATCCAGCCCGGCAGGCGAGGACTTCCTCGCGCGGCTGGCCCGCGACTGGGAGGCGGAGGCCCTGCGGGCCGCCGCAGGCGGGGTGCGCGTCGTCATCTGCCGCTTTGGAATCGTGTTCGGGCGGCGGGGTGGTGCGCTGGGGGAGATGGTGCCGATGTTTCGCAGAGGGTTAGGCAGTTCCCTGGGCTCCGGGCAGCAATGGATCTCCTGGATTCATGAAAAGGATCTGGTGGGGATCTATCTTCACCTGCTGGGCCGGTCGGAGATCTCGGGCGCCGTCAATTGCACCGCGCCCAATCCGGTGACCAATCGCGAACTGACCGAAACCCTCGCCACTGTCCTGGACAAACCGGCGTTTCTCCCCGCAGTCCCGGCCTTCGTCCTCAAATTGAAGATGGGCGAAATGGCTTCGATCCTCCTCAATGGCCAGAAGGTGTGTCCCATGAAATTGCTCGATATGGGTTACCGCTTCCAGCATCCGACGCTGGAAGACGCCCTCACGAATCTTCTGGCTTGA
- a CDS encoding conserved hypothetical protein (Evidence 4 : Unknown function but conserved in other organisms): MVNLKACTDCGSCLEVAPGIFARRPETGEITVLERDDYPDEDVHAAVTICPADCISPGGG, translated from the coding sequence GTGGTCAACTTGAAGGCCTGCACCGACTGCGGTTCCTGTCTGGAGGTGGCGCCCGGGATTTTTGCGCGGCGGCCGGAGACAGGTGAGATTACGGTGCTCGAGAGGGATGACTACCCGGATGAAGACGTTCATGCCGCCGTAACGATCTGCCCGGCGGATTGCATCAGCCCGGGCGGTGGTTGA
- a CDS encoding hypothetical protein (Evidence 5 : Unknown function), translating to MAIESRKKCRDCRECQHCAASRCRQCLKGRHSEPASLGPFLTRGDYLAWRLAREEADTGKGCEGEDA from the coding sequence ATGGCCATTGAATCTCGAAAGAAATGCCGTGATTGCCGGGAATGTCAACACTGCGCCGCCAGCCGATGCCGGCAGTGTTTGAAGGGGAGGCATTCAGAGCCGGCTTCGCTTGGGCCCTTTCTCACGCGCGGGGATTATCTGGCCTGGCGCCTGGCGCGTGAAGAGGCTGACACAGGGAAAGGGTGCGAGGGGGAAGACGCTTGA
- a CDS encoding hypothetical protein (Evidence 5 : Unknown function), translating into MELVDTIPCDRLKEWILVPTNTLRRDDFSGGLPEEGRRPDRHDRLLQGASPRQAGSSTGSAWPKVIQAWAECGSANSPPKAGAKRVTDGH; encoded by the coding sequence TTGGAACTCGTCGATACCATCCCCTGCGACCGGTTGAAGGAATGGATTCTCGTTCCGACCAATACCCTGCGTAGGGATGATTTTTCAGGCGGGCTTCCTGAGGAAGGAAGACGACCGGACAGGCATGACCGTCTTCTCCAAGGTGCCTCGCCTCGACAGGCCGGGTCCAGCACCGGCAGCGCCTGGCCAAAGGTGATCCAGGCGTGGGCGGAATGCGGATCCGCAAACTCGCCACCAAAAGCGGGCGCCAAGAGGGTGACCGATGGCCATTGA
- a CDS encoding PAS/PAC sensor signal transduction histidine kinase (fragment): MKNMGKTEKYFDQNEELVFLKHAVENTNEAFVTIDKDHKVLFFNKAAERIFGYDRKEVLGHDLDVIMASTCSRNHREAVARYVESRVPRRIGHETEILAMRKGGEMFPASISFSVAEVDGRMIFTGIVRDMTETRALQEKIMQSERLAALGQLVAEISHEIKNPLMMIGGFSRQLLRSVSDSKDRNKLEIISKEVKRLENLLADLREFHGRRALEAAPVDLHRLLQDTVAIVRENNPEKAVNIELMEDPDGRFVFGDEERLKQVFLNLIKNASEAVESGGNILIVTRVADDKVAIDIQDNGCGIPAEYQEKVLSPFFSTKQNGTGLGLCISKRIVEEHEGGGLEIDSQVGQGTTIHLKLPLYREAKSA; the protein is encoded by the coding sequence TTGAAAAACATGGGCAAGACAGAAAAGTACTTCGATCAGAACGAAGAATTGGTTTTTCTCAAACATGCTGTCGAGAATACCAATGAGGCCTTTGTCACGATCGACAAAGACCATAAGGTCCTGTTTTTCAACAAGGCCGCCGAGAGGATTTTCGGCTACGATCGGAAGGAGGTGCTGGGTCATGATCTGGACGTGATCATGGCCTCCACCTGCAGCCGAAATCACCGCGAGGCCGTGGCGCGCTACGTGGAGTCGAGGGTTCCACGGCGGATCGGGCATGAGACCGAGATCCTGGCGATGCGGAAGGGTGGAGAGATGTTTCCCGCATCCATCTCCTTTTCCGTCGCCGAGGTGGACGGGCGTATGATATTCACCGGCATCGTCCGGGATATGACCGAGACCCGCGCCCTTCAGGAAAAGATCATGCAGTCCGAGCGCCTGGCGGCTTTGGGTCAACTTGTCGCCGAGATCTCCCACGAGATCAAGAACCCGTTGATGATGATCGGCGGGTTTTCCCGGCAGTTGCTGCGCTCCGTCAGTGACTCGAAAGACAGGAACAAGCTCGAGATTATCTCCAAAGAGGTGAAGCGCCTCGAAAACCTGCTGGCCGACCTGAGGGAGTTCCACGGCAGGCGGGCTCTGGAGGCTGCCCCCGTCGATCTCCACAGGCTTCTGCAGGACACGGTCGCCATCGTGAGAGAAAACAATCCTGAGAAGGCTGTCAACATCGAACTGATGGAAGACCCAGACGGCCGGTTCGTGTTCGGGGACGAAGAGCGCCTGAAACAGGTGTTCCTGAATCTCATCAAGAATGCCAGCGAGGCGGTGGAAAGCGGAGGCAACATCCTGATCGTGACCCGGGTAGCGGACGACAAGGTCGCGATCGACATCCAGGACAACGGATGCGGCATCCCGGCGGAATACCAGGAGAAGGTTCTTTCCCCCTTTTTTTCCACCAAACAGAACGGGACCGGTCTGGGTCTGTGCATCTCGAAGCGGATCGTCGAGGAACATGAAGGAGGCGGCCTCGAGATCGACAGCCAGGTTGGACAAGGGACGACCATCCATCTGAAGCTCCCCCTGTACCGGGAGGCCAAGAGCGCTTAA
- the pcm gene encoding Protein-L-isoaspartate O-methyltransferase produces MNGRIDYRLAREKMVKNQLITRGIRDARVLQAMGKIPRDRFVQEALVGEAYNDYPLPIGHGQTISQPYIVAMMTEALELKGDENVLEIGTGSGYQTAILAELSRWVYTIERIRPLMENAKRVLVELGYKNIFFKAFDGTLGWKEYEPYDAIIVAAGAPKIPQPLLDQLTEGGRLVIPLGNRYSQELVQITRKNGQFIEKGLGGCRFVDLIGIHGWQDSIKES; encoded by the coding sequence ATGAACGGACGGATCGACTATCGTCTTGCGCGGGAGAAAATGGTCAAGAACCAGTTGATTACCCGCGGCATCCGCGACGCGCGTGTGCTTCAGGCCATGGGCAAAATCCCGCGCGACCGCTTCGTGCAGGAAGCCCTCGTCGGCGAAGCCTATAATGACTACCCCCTGCCGATCGGGCATGGGCAGACCATATCCCAGCCCTACATCGTAGCGATGATGACAGAAGCCCTCGAACTGAAAGGCGATGAAAACGTCCTCGAGATCGGCACGGGAAGCGGTTATCAAACGGCGATTCTGGCCGAATTGTCCCGGTGGGTTTACACCATCGAGCGAATTCGGCCGCTGATGGAAAATGCGAAGCGGGTTCTGGTCGAACTGGGATACAAAAACATCTTCTTCAAGGCCTTCGACGGCACACTCGGATGGAAGGAGTACGAACCCTACGACGCCATCATCGTCGCCGCCGGCGCCCCCAAAATACCACAGCCCCTGCTGGATCAGCTGACTGAAGGCGGCCGGCTGGTCATTCCCCTCGGCAATCGATACAGCCAGGAACTCGTTCAGATCACCCGGAAAAACGGCCAGTTCATTGAAAAGGGGCTGGGCGGATGCCGCTTCGTGGACCTCATCGGCATCCACGGCTGGCAGGACAGCATCAAGGAATCCTGA